Sequence from the Ectothiorhodospira sp. BSL-9 genome:
CTCTGGCAGATGCCCTGGGAGCCGGGAGAGGCGGCGCAGCGCGCGGCGCCATCGGCGATTTCCACCACGGTGATGCCGGCGGGACCGGGGATCTCCAGTTGCCGGGCCTCGTCCAGGGGCAGTCGGGCCACCTCCTCGTTGCCGGAAATCACCCGCACCTGCGAGGCGGGGGCCCCCGGGCTCCAAAGCCAGGCATAGGTGCCGGCCACCAGCCCGCAGGCCAGCAGGATCACCAGGGCGTCGGCGCGGGTGATCATGCCGACGGGGAGACGGACGCCGTGTCCTGCCCGTCGGGCAGCGGCGTGATGACTCGGTCCTTGGGTTCGGTCTCGAAGCGCACGCGCTTTTCCATGGCCGGGGTCATGTACACCACGCCCGCATCATCAATGAGCATGACCTTCTCGATGCCCAGGCGGGCGGCGATGCGGGGCCAGTCGTCGGCGCCGGCGATGAACAGGGCCGTGCTGGCCACGTCCGCCTCGGCGGCATCATCATGGATCACGGTGACCGATCGTGTGCCCCGTGCGGGGCGACCGGTGCGTGGGTCGAGAATGTGGTGATAACGCTCGCCCTCGTGCATGAAATACCGCTCATAGTCGCCGGAGGTGAAGATGGCTTCATCGCCCTTGATCTCGATGGCCGCAAGCACGCCCTGCCCGTCGGGGGCGCGCACGCCGATGCGCCAGGGGCGGTTGCCCGGCCGGCCAATGGCGCGCAGGTCGCCTCCGGCATTGAGGATGGCGTTTTCCACCCCTAACTCCTTGAGGTGCTCCATGGCCTGGTGCAGGCCATACCCCTTGGCGTAGGCCCCCAGGTCCAGGCGCACGGCGGTGTTGTGACTGCGCATGCGGATGCCGTCGATCCATACATCGTCCATGGAGGGTTCTTGCTCCAGGATCGCCTGAATCTCCGCGTCATCGGGCGGCGGGCCCTGGGGGTCGTCCGACTGAAAGCCCCACAGGGCAAACAGTTCTCCCAGGGCCGGGTTGAACAAGCCCTCGGTGGCCTCGGAGAGCCGTTTGGCCTCGATGATCAGCGGCAGTACCGAGGGGTTGGCGGAGAATTCCATGCCGGTGGCCAGCAGTTGGTTGGTGCGCCCCATGGGGCCGGGTTCCCAGGCATGCCAGGCGCCGTGCATGTAGTCCAGATCCGCCCGTACCGCCTCGGCGGCGGTGCGGGCCAGTTCCCGGTCAGCGGTGTAGATGTTCAGTTCGATGATGGTGCCGAAGGCGATGAAACGGTCACGATGAATCTCCGGGCGCTCGCAGCCGACCACAAGGGTGGTGGTCACGATGATGGCCAGTACCGCAGCGGCCCTGTGAAGGATTGCCCGGCTCATGCCTCAGCCTCCAGTTTGCGGGCGATGGCGCCCATGAGTTGATCCCCGATGTCCAGTCCGAACAGGGCGTCCAGTTCCCGGATGCAGGTGGGGCTGGTCACATTGATTTC
This genomic interval carries:
- a CDS encoding NusG domain II-containing protein, whose protein sequence is MITRADALVILLACGLVAGTYAWLWSPGAPASQVRVISGNEEVARLPLDEARQLEIPGPAGITVVEIADGAARCAASPGSQGICQSAGWLRRAGDMAVSLPNRVIIEVLGDEAEFDSMNY
- a CDS encoding FAD:protein FMN transferase produces the protein MSRAILHRAAAVLAIIVTTTLVVGCERPEIHRDRFIAFGTIIELNIYTADRELARTAAEAVRADLDYMHGAWHAWEPGPMGRTNQLLATGMEFSANPSVLPLIIEAKRLSEATEGLFNPALGELFALWGFQSDDPQGPPPDDAEIQAILEQEPSMDDVWIDGIRMRSHNTAVRLDLGAYAKGYGLHQAMEHLKELGVENAILNAGGDLRAIGRPGNRPWRIGVRAPDGQGVLAAIEIKGDEAIFTSGDYERYFMHEGERYHHILDPRTGRPARGTRSVTVIHDDAAEADVASTALFIAGADDWPRIAARLGIEKVMLIDDAGVVYMTPAMEKRVRFETEPKDRVITPLPDGQDTASVSPSA